In bacterium, a genomic segment contains:
- a CDS encoding 4-hydroxy-tetrahydrodipicolinate reductase: MGERVRAALEGHPALSLRAALEAPGHPRLGQEIAPGVCIEDDAGAALERCDVAIVFANPAGSLDVVRAASDRGVACVVGTTGFDAKQRAELEALAEKVPMVVAANFSVAVNVLFHLAREAARLLGDGFDAEIVELHHSAKVDAPSGTALRLGAAVAEGRAERLADHQVLSREGLTGARPTGAIGIQTLRGGDNPGEHTLHLVGQGERLELAHRSMTRDHFARGAVRAAAWVSERGPGLYDMERVLGLGDA; encoded by the coding sequence ATGGGAGAGCGGGTGCGGGCTGCCCTCGAGGGGCATCCGGCACTTTCGCTACGTGCGGCGCTCGAGGCGCCGGGCCATCCCCGATTGGGCCAGGAAATCGCACCGGGCGTTTGCATCGAAGACGATGCCGGCGCCGCACTCGAGCGTTGCGATGTGGCAATCGTTTTCGCCAACCCGGCAGGTAGTCTCGACGTGGTACGGGCAGCCAGCGACCGTGGGGTTGCCTGCGTGGTGGGAACCACCGGATTCGATGCGAAGCAACGCGCTGAATTGGAAGCGCTGGCCGAGAAAGTTCCGATGGTCGTGGCTGCGAACTTCTCGGTCGCGGTGAACGTCCTCTTCCACCTGGCCCGGGAAGCAGCCCGTCTGCTCGGAGACGGCTTCGATGCGGAGATCGTCGAACTGCATCATTCCGCGAAGGTCGATGCACCGAGCGGTACGGCCCTGCGCCTGGGTGCCGCCGTGGCGGAAGGCCGCGCCGAGCGGCTCGCCGATCACCAGGTGCTCTCGCGCGAAGGCCTCACGGGCGCACGACCGACAGGCGCAATCGGTATCCAGACCCTGCGCGGCGGCGACAACCCGGGCGAACACACGCTCCACCTCGTCGGCCAGGGGGAGCGCCTCGAACTTGCCCATCGCTCCATGACCCGCGACCACTTCGCGCGCGGCGCGGTTCGTGCTGCGGCCTGGGTGAGTGAGCGCGGGCCTGGCCTCTACGACATGGAGCGGGTGTTGGGGCTCGGAGACGCGTGA
- a CDS encoding serine/threonine-protein phosphatase: MTEPSSPQGRLVAGVSLEETERLAIAGGNAFLFTSAAPGRELNEDAAGMFPLGSGGILAVADGVGGHPAGESASRKVLECLWDALLAADPTADSLRTPILDGIEAANRELTLGGTGAATTLAVVEVRGRELRTFHVGDAAILLVGQRGRIKLQTVAHSPVGYAQEAGLLDEREALQHDERHLISNAVGTTDMRIEVGSAVTMAPRDTLLLATDGVLDNLRQQEIVDAIRTGPLEQGVETIRTTCRKRMLGEHGGPSKPDDATLVVFRP, encoded by the coding sequence GTGACCGAGCCGAGCTCGCCCCAGGGCCGGCTCGTTGCGGGCGTATCCCTGGAGGAGACAGAGCGGCTGGCCATCGCAGGCGGGAACGCTTTCCTGTTCACATCAGCCGCTCCCGGCCGGGAACTGAACGAGGATGCAGCCGGCATGTTCCCACTCGGGTCGGGCGGCATTCTCGCAGTTGCCGACGGGGTCGGTGGGCATCCAGCCGGCGAGAGCGCTTCGCGCAAGGTGCTCGAATGTCTGTGGGATGCACTGCTCGCGGCGGATCCGACGGCAGACAGCCTGCGCACTCCGATCCTCGATGGCATCGAAGCCGCGAATCGGGAGCTCACCCTCGGCGGCACCGGCGCGGCCACCACCCTGGCGGTGGTTGAGGTGCGCGGGCGGGAGCTGCGTACGTTTCACGTCGGAGATGCGGCCATCCTGTTGGTGGGCCAACGCGGGCGCATCAAGCTCCAGACTGTGGCCCATTCGCCGGTCGGCTACGCACAGGAGGCCGGCCTGCTCGACGAGCGAGAGGCACTCCAACACGACGAGCGGCACTTGATCTCGAATGCAGTGGGCACGACCGACATGCGCATCGAAGTCGGCAGCGCGGTGACGATGGCTCCCCGCGACACCCTGCTCCTCGCAACGGATGGAGTGCTCGACAACCTGAGACAGCAGGAGATCGTAGACGCCATCCGAACCGGGCCGCTGGAGCAAGGCGTAGAAACGATTCGTACGACGTGCCGAAAGCGGATGCTCGGCGAACACGGCGGCCCATCCAAGCCCGACGACGCCACCCTGGTCGTCTTCCGCCCCTAG